The following coding sequences are from one Pristis pectinata isolate sPriPec2 chromosome 18, sPriPec2.1.pri, whole genome shotgun sequence window:
- the LOC127580120 gene encoding urotensin-2 receptor-like, whose amino-acid sequence MQGTGPGPRCQFPPRTVPISNHVQGAGGVQLTMHHNISENSSASDAPEPMQELVVASAFGTILSFMYVAGVTGNVYTLVVMCQSMRSAASMYISIVNLALADLLYLSTIPFIVCTYFAKNWYFGDMGCRILLSLDFLTMHASIFTLTVMCTERYLAVVKPLDTMRRSKGYRKATAGAVWLVSLLLALPVMSMFQLDETRSENGVIKRTCITTWSPESYTTYLTVLFSTSIVAPGIIIGYLYTQLARTYMESQKNALAKSENKRTSKERVVLMIFTIVLVFWACFLPFWVWQLIRLYSDSLNITRQTLTCINYFMTCLTYSNSCINPFLYTLLTKNYKEYLKNRHRHFQRSGSTSFGRNTSLRRSIKSISSCRQNSNSSETVGMTHLKGSK is encoded by the coding sequence ATGCAGGGAACGGGACCGGGTCCCCGCTGTCAGTTTCCTCCTCGTACTGTCCCCATCTCCAACCATGTGCAGGGCGCAGGAGGTGTGCAGCTAACCATGCACCACAACATCTCGGAGAACAGCTCAGCGTCGGATGCTCCGGAGCCGATGCAGGAGCTGGTCGTCGCCTCGGCGTTTGGTACCATCTTATCCTTCATGTATGTGGCCGGGGTGACGGGCAATGTCTACACCCTGGTGGTGATGTGTCAGTCCATGAGATCTGCTGCCTCCATGTACATCTCCATAGTCAACCTGGCCCTGGCTGACCTCCTCTACCTCTCCACCATCCCTTTCATCGTTTGCACTTACTTCGCCAAGAACTGGTACTTTGGCGACATGGGCTGCCGGATCCTGCTCAGTCTCGACTTCCTGACCATGCACGCCAGCATCTTCACCCTCACGGTGATGTGCACCGAACGCTACCTGGCCGTGGTCAAACCGCTGGACACGATGAGGAGATCCAAGGGTTACAGGAAGGCCACTGCCGGGGCGGTGTGGTTGGTGAGCCTGCTCTTGGCCCTCCCAGTAATGAGCATGTTTCAACTGGATGAGACCAGGAGTGAGAACGGGGTAATCAAGCGGACGTGCATCACAACTTGGAGTCCGGAATCCTACACTACTTATTTGACTGTGCTTTTTAGCACCAGTATTGTGGCGCCGGGAATTATCATCGGCTATCTGTACACCCAATTAGCAAGGACCTATATGGAATCGCAGAAGAACGCGTTGGCAAAGAGCGAGAACAAGCGAACATCCAAGGAGAGAGTGGTCCTCATGATCTTCACCATCGTTCTGGTCTTCTGGGCGTGTTTCTTGCCTTTCTGGGTCTGGCAACTTATCCGTCTCTATTCCGATAGCCTGAACATAACACGGCAGACACTAACTTGCATCAACTATTTCATGACCTGCCTGACTTACAGTAACAGTTGTATTAACCCTTTCCTCTACACACTGCTAACCAAGAACTACAAAGAGTACCTAAAAAATAGGCACAGACATTTCCAGCGATCGGGATCCACGTCCTTTGGAAGAAACACCAGTCTGCGGCGATCGATAAAATCGATCTCCTCGTGTCGTCAGAACAGCAACTCTTCCGAGACAGTGGGTATGACTCACTTGAAAGGGTCGAAATGA